A single region of the Fenollaria sporofastidiosus genome encodes:
- the ymfI gene encoding elongation factor P 5-aminopentanone reductase encodes MLALISGASRGIGRAMAIEFAKKGYDVLINFNEHIDEAAITLDEVNKYSKGFIYGADVSNYEDVCQMKEEIFKRYKKVDVLVNNAGVALTKLVQDTSEEEYDKVFDTNMKGCFNMTKAFVKHMIHEGSGSIINVTSMWGETGAAMETVYSASKGAVIAFTKAVAKEVAPSGVRVNAISLGCIATDMMKAYSEAELDMLRDETPLEAIGSAEDAAKAAVFLASDDAKFITGEVLRVNGGFYI; translated from the coding sequence ATGTTAGCTCTTATAAGTGGTGCTTCGCGTGGCATAGGCAGGGCCATGGCCATTGAATTTGCGAAGAAAGGCTACGACGTTCTTATTAATTTTAACGAGCATATAGATGAAGCGGCGATCACATTAGACGAGGTGAATAAGTACTCAAAGGGTTTTATCTATGGTGCAGATGTTTCTAATTATGAAGATGTTTGCCAAATGAAAGAAGAAATTTTTAAAAGATATAAAAAGGTGGACGTCCTTGTGAATAATGCAGGGGTAGCACTAACAAAGCTTGTGCAAGATACGAGCGAAGAGGAGTACGATAAGGTTTTTGATACTAACATGAAGGGCTGCTTCAACATGACTAAGGCCTTCGTTAAACACATGATTCACGAGGGCAGTGGCAGTATCATTAACGTTACTAGCATGTGGGGCGAGACAGGTGCTGCGATGGAGACTGTATATAGCGCATCTAAAGGAGCTGTCATAGCCTTTACTAAGGCAGTTGCAAAAGAGGTGGCACCATCGGGTGTGAGAGTCAACGCCATAAGTTTAGGCTGCATAGCAACGGATATGATGAAGGCGTATTCAGAGGCTGAACTAGATATGCTTCGTGATGAAACGCCTCTTGAGGCCATAGGCTCAGCAGAGGACGCAGCGAAAGCGGCAGTCTTCTTGGCATCGGATGACGCAAAGTTCATCACAGGCGAAGTCCTTCGTGTCAATGGCGGCTTCTATATATAA
- the trmB gene encoding tRNA (guanosine(46)-N7)-methyltransferase TrmB, giving the protein MRKKWWALPELKESPIFRYRPMENKGKWNEDFNNAGPIYLELGSGMGSFINYLKNTFKRKNFVGIDMEEGCLVYAKRMLEEEDASNVRLVLADIRNIDEYFAESEVEEIYINFPNPWPKNRQHKRRLTYPDQLKMYKKILKSGGTIRLKTDDMGLYEASLKYFESEGFEIIFKTDDLNVDEFKDDFISEYETKWRSQGVNIKAILVRNVK; this is encoded by the coding sequence ATGAGAAAGAAGTGGTGGGCGCTTCCTGAACTTAAAGAGAGCCCCATCTTTAGATATAGACCTATGGAGAATAAGGGCAAGTGGAACGAAGACTTTAACAATGCGGGTCCCATCTACCTAGAGCTTGGCTCAGGTATGGGTAGCTTCATAAACTACCTTAAGAATACATTCAAACGCAAGAACTTCGTCGGCATCGACATGGAGGAAGGCTGCCTTGTATATGCAAAGCGCATGCTCGAAGAAGAAGATGCTTCTAACGTAAGGCTAGTGCTTGCAGACATTAGAAACATAGACGAGTACTTTGCCGAGAGCGAGGTAGAAGAAATTTACATCAACTTCCCTAACCCATGGCCTAAGAACAGACAGCACAAAAGAAGGCTCACATACCCTGATCAGTTAAAGATGTATAAGAAGATACTTAAAAGTGGCGGCACTATAAGACTCAAGACCGACGATATGGGTCTATACGAAGCATCACTTAAGTACTTCGAGAGCGAAGGCTTCGAGATAATATTTAAGACAGATGACTTGAATGTAGATGAGTTCAAAGACGACTTCATCAGTGAGTACGAGACAAAGTGGCGCTCACAAGGCGTGAATATCAAGGCGATACTAGTAAGGAATGTAAAATGA
- a CDS encoding glycoside hydrolase family 3 N-terminal domain-containing protein, which translates to MKKKILIFMTFIMAVAVLMACKMKDAANVDKEAKTIDKAKVNEEAKPVEVKKLSEKTKEQLLLEKMSLDEKIGQLFIARCPEKDAATLAKKYNLGGYILFGRDFKGKTKDSVVKNIQECQNASKIAMFIAVDEEGGTVNRVSTNKNFRKAPFASPQYLYKHGGMGRIKKDAKEKSELLKSVGINLNFAPVADISMNKNDFIYKRSFAKSPAETADYVKSVVEVMNEARVGSVLKHFPGYGNNKDTHTELVHDKRPLEKFEKEDLVPFKAGIEAKASMVLVSHNIVEAMDKSAPASISPAVHKILRDQLGFKGVIITDDLAMQGIKKFVGKKNAAVLALKAGADILCSTDFLNDIKAIKMAVASGEIKGKDIDEHVLRVLKAKIDLEIIK; encoded by the coding sequence ATGAAAAAGAAAATTTTAATATTTATGACCTTTATTATGGCTGTGGCTGTCCTTATGGCATGCAAGATGAAAGATGCTGCAAACGTTGATAAGGAAGCAAAGACCATAGACAAGGCGAAAGTGAATGAAGAGGCAAAACCTGTAGAAGTGAAAAAACTCTCAGAGAAGACAAAAGAGCAATTACTACTTGAAAAGATGAGTCTCGATGAAAAGATTGGTCAGCTCTTTATCGCGCGCTGCCCCGAAAAGGACGCCGCGACACTTGCAAAAAAATATAATTTAGGCGGCTATATCTTATTCGGAAGAGACTTTAAAGGCAAAACCAAAGACAGCGTAGTAAAAAATATACAAGAGTGCCAAAACGCTTCGAAAATCGCTATGTTTATAGCTGTTGACGAAGAAGGCGGCACAGTTAATCGCGTGAGCACGAACAAAAATTTTAGAAAGGCTCCATTTGCCTCACCGCAGTATCTATATAAGCATGGCGGTATGGGGAGGATCAAAAAAGATGCGAAAGAAAAGTCAGAGCTACTAAAAAGCGTTGGCATCAATCTAAATTTTGCGCCAGTCGCAGATATTAGTATGAATAAAAATGACTTTATATACAAGAGAAGCTTTGCCAAGAGCCCAGCTGAAACCGCAGACTATGTAAAGAGCGTTGTAGAGGTGATGAACGAAGCACGCGTAGGCAGCGTTTTGAAGCACTTCCCAGGCTATGGCAACAACAAAGATACGCACACAGAGCTTGTTCATGACAAGAGACCACTCGAAAAATTCGAAAAAGAAGACCTTGTGCCATTCAAGGCAGGCATAGAAGCCAAAGCTAGCATGGTGCTCGTCTCACACAACATAGTAGAAGCCATGGATAAGAGTGCGCCCGCATCCATATCCCCAGCTGTTCATAAGATACTAAGAGATCAGCTCGGCTTTAAAGGCGTCATCATCACAGATGACCTAGCAATGCAAGGCATTAAAAAATTCGTAGGCAAGAAGAACGCTGCAGTGCTTGCACTTAAAGCAGGCGCCGATATACTTTGCTCCACAGACTTTCTTAATGACATCAAAGCCATAAAAATGGCTGTGGCAAGTGGCGAGATCAAAGGAAAAGACATAGACGAACACGTTTTGCGCGTCTTAAAGGCAAAAATCGATCTAGAAATAATTAAATAA
- a CDS encoding Spx/MgsR family RNA polymerase-binding regulatory protein yields the protein MILIGYKKCTTCKGIEKMLDEKGIKYSYREIDKDVPTVKELKAWHKASGLDIKRFFNTSGLVYRDMNLKDKLSDMSDDEKYKLLSSNGMLVKRPMLLKDDGSFVAVGPDVKKYLA from the coding sequence ATGATTCTTATTGGATACAAAAAATGCACTACTTGCAAGGGTATTGAGAAGATGCTTGATGAGAAGGGCATCAAGTACTCTTACAGGGAGATTGACAAGGATGTTCCTACTGTGAAGGAGCTTAAGGCGTGGCACAAGGCGTCGGGTCTTGACATTAAGCGTTTCTTCAACACTTCGGGTCTTGTTTATAGGGACATGAACCTTAAGGACAAGCTGTCTGATATGAGTGATGACGAAAAATACAAGCTTTTATCTTCTAATGGCATGCTTGTGAAGAGACCTATGCTTCTTAAGGACGATGGTTCTTTTGTAGCTGTTGGTCCTGATGTGAAAAAATACTTAGCATAA
- a CDS encoding flavin reductase family protein — MRKNMGVKSFFVPLPVMVVGTYNEDGSANAMNAAYGTLGDFTKVSLYIGKGKRTIINAVREKAFTVSFADEAHMVDADYIGMVSGNKVQDKLAKTSFETTKSEFVNAPVITNLPMTIECELIKYDERSENLIGEIKNISVGEEYINADGSIDTEKMKLIFYNACENSYNLLGAKLAKAYDVGSKLM, encoded by the coding sequence ATGAGAAAAAACATGGGTGTTAAATCGTTTTTCGTGCCACTTCCTGTCATGGTTGTAGGAACATACAATGAGGACGGCTCTGCGAATGCTATGAACGCGGCGTATGGCACTTTGGGTGACTTTACTAAGGTCTCTTTATATATTGGCAAGGGCAAGAGAACTATAATCAACGCTGTGCGTGAGAAGGCGTTTACTGTGTCGTTTGCTGATGAGGCTCACATGGTTGATGCGGACTATATCGGCATGGTAAGTGGCAACAAGGTGCAAGACAAGCTAGCGAAGACTTCTTTTGAAACTACTAAGTCTGAGTTTGTGAACGCGCCTGTCATCACTAATCTACCTATGACTATTGAGTGCGAGCTTATTAAGTATGATGAGAGAAGCGAGAACCTTATCGGTGAGATCAAGAACATCTCTGTAGGTGAGGAGTATATCAATGCGGATGGCAGTATCGACACTGAGAAGATGAAGCTTATCTTCTACAATGCATGTGAAAATTCTTACAATTTGCTTGGTGCTAAGCTTGCGAAGGCTTATGATGTTGGCAGTAAACTTATGTAA
- the cas1c gene encoding type I-C CRISPR-associated endonuclease Cas1c, with translation MRKLLNTLYITNENIYLAKDGSNIVVKDEANGKVFQSPIQNFENIVCFNYVGASPKLLEMCMKNNVGISFLTPGGYFCARVSGKINGNVLLRKEQFRISENDERSLSYAKSFVVGKLYNSIKVLDRYLRDYKDTIYKEEVEESISKLKESKINAFNAKDYTELLGIEGDAAREYFKNFDYLILNSKEYFKFTDRNRRPPKDPVNAMLSFSYGMLRVLVQNALETVGLDPYVGFYHKDRPGRQSLALDLSEEMRAYMADRFVLSLINKFQIEERDFIAKDNGSYEFTENGKKKYLDIWNKRLQDEITHPFLEEKIEIGLLPYVQAMLLARTIRGDLEAYPPFIIN, from the coding sequence ATGAGAAAGCTGTTAAATACATTATATATTACAAATGAAAATATCTATTTAGCGAAAGATGGAAGCAATATAGTAGTTAAAGATGAAGCCAATGGCAAAGTCTTCCAATCACCAATACAAAACTTTGAAAACATAGTTTGCTTCAATTACGTCGGAGCAAGCCCTAAACTGTTAGAAATGTGTATGAAAAATAACGTCGGTATTAGTTTTTTAACACCAGGAGGATATTTTTGTGCAAGAGTCTCAGGAAAGATCAATGGAAATGTATTACTAAGAAAAGAACAGTTTAGAATTTCGGAAAATGACGAGAGGTCGCTTTCATACGCAAAGTCATTCGTGGTAGGAAAACTGTATAATTCAATAAAAGTACTAGATAGATACCTTAGAGATTATAAAGATACAATATATAAAGAAGAAGTAGAGGAATCCATAAGCAAGTTAAAGGAAAGCAAAATAAATGCATTTAATGCAAAAGACTATACAGAACTCTTGGGTATAGAAGGAGATGCAGCACGGGAATACTTTAAAAATTTTGATTACCTTATATTAAACAGCAAAGAGTACTTTAAGTTTACAGATAGAAACAGAAGGCCACCAAAAGATCCCGTAAATGCAATGCTGTCGTTTTCATATGGAATGCTTAGAGTGTTAGTACAAAACGCATTAGAAACAGTAGGCCTTGATCCATATGTTGGTTTTTACCATAAAGATAGACCTGGAAGGCAATCATTAGCACTTGATCTATCAGAAGAGATGAGAGCATATATGGCAGATAGATTTGTACTAAGCTTAATAAATAAATTCCAAATTGAAGAGAGAGATTTTATTGCAAAAGATAATGGTTCATATGAATTTACAGAAAATGGAAAGAAAAAATATTTAGACATATGGAATAAACGTTTGCAAGATGAGATTACACACCCATTTCTAGAAGAAAAAATCGAGATTGGATTATTGCCATATGTACAAGCTATGCTTCTAGCAAGGACGATTAGAGGAGACCTTGAGGCATATCCTCCATTTATAATAAATTAG
- the cas4 gene encoding CRISPR-associated protein Cas4 has translation MDEEDYLSLSRIQHFTFCKRQWALLELEQIWFENKDTTLGKLIHENVDDPYFFEKRKDRIYERSLRVKSDELKIVGVCDLVIYEKNENGVEIENYNGLWLPYVVEYKKGRAKKTKADIYQLVAEIMCLEEMHNIKLKKSALYYKSPNKRLEIEITDELRQEVRDIVSQMYEIFTQNKIPRASKNINCKNCSLVDYCMPKLTKKKKSVINYIDRIVMEE, from the coding sequence ATGGATGAAGAAGACTATTTAAGCTTAAGTAGAATACAGCACTTCACATTTTGCAAGAGGCAGTGGGCTCTTCTAGAGCTAGAACAAATTTGGTTTGAAAATAAAGATACAACACTTGGCAAACTTATACATGAAAACGTGGATGATCCATATTTTTTTGAAAAAAGAAAAGACAGAATATATGAAAGATCCTTACGTGTTAAGTCAGACGAACTAAAGATAGTTGGTGTCTGTGACCTGGTTATATATGAGAAAAATGAGAACGGAGTAGAAATAGAAAACTACAATGGATTGTGGCTACCTTATGTAGTTGAATATAAAAAAGGTAGAGCAAAAAAGACAAAGGCAGATATCTATCAACTAGTTGCGGAAATAATGTGTTTAGAAGAAATGCATAATATTAAACTAAAAAAGTCAGCACTTTACTATAAAAGCCCAAATAAAAGGTTAGAAATAGAAATTACAGATGAATTAAGGCAAGAAGTAAGAGATATAGTATCACAAATGTATGAGATATTTACTCAAAACAAGATTCCTAGAGCAAGTAAAAACATCAACTGTAAAAATTGTTCCTTAGTTGACTACTGCATGCCAAAACTTACAAAAAAGAAAAAAAGCGTTATAAATTATATCGATAGGATAGTGATGGAAGAATGA
- the cas7c gene encoding type I-C CRISPR-associated protein Cas7/Csd2 gives MSKVIEKKVDFIMTIEVNNANPNGDPLAGNMPRSDSYGYGEISDVCIKRKIRNRMQDKGYNIFVKSNEKSDDGFTSLEKRYSSVVDKKATDEEAYNLCCGTWLDVRSFGQVITYDKKAVGIRGPVSISIAKSLEPIDITTMQITKSVNSMEKEGGGKSSDTMGSKHYVNHAIYVVNGAVNVNFAKKNKFTDDDLAVLKECLQELFINDSSSARPDGSMMVRDIFWFVHDCEIGNVSSGKIKELLEFDKPEIDSQDYKSYNIRLNEEKLKEYEGKGLKVEYLTGI, from the coding sequence ATGAGTAAGGTAATTGAAAAAAAGGTCGACTTCATAATGACAATTGAAGTAAATAATGCAAATCCAAATGGAGATCCGCTTGCAGGCAACATGCCAAGAAGTGATTCTTATGGATATGGAGAAATTTCAGATGTTTGTATAAAAAGAAAGATTAGAAATAGAATGCAAGATAAAGGATACAACATCTTTGTAAAGAGCAATGAAAAGTCAGATGACGGATTTACATCACTTGAAAAAAGATATAGCAGCGTTGTAGATAAAAAAGCAACAGATGAAGAAGCATATAATTTATGCTGTGGAACTTGGCTTGATGTTAGAAGCTTTGGACAAGTAATAACATATGACAAGAAAGCTGTCGGCATAAGAGGACCAGTTAGTATATCCATCGCTAAATCGCTTGAGCCTATAGATATTACAACTATGCAGATTACAAAGAGCGTTAACAGCATGGAAAAAGAAGGTGGCGGCAAATCCTCCGATACAATGGGCTCAAAACATTATGTTAATCATGCTATATATGTTGTTAATGGAGCGGTAAATGTAAATTTTGCAAAGAAGAACAAATTTACAGATGACGATTTAGCTGTACTAAAAGAATGTTTACAAGAACTTTTTATAAATGATTCATCATCAGCTAGACCAGATGGATCAATGATGGTTAGAGATATATTCTGGTTTGTTCACGATTGTGAAATAGGAAATGTATCAAGCGGTAAAATAAAAGAACTACTTGAATTTGACAAACCAGAGATAGATAGTCAAGATTATAAATCCTACAATATTAGACTAAATGAAGAAAAATTAAAAGAATATGAGGGAAAAGGCCTAAAAGTAGAATATTTAACAGGTATATAA
- the cas8c gene encoding type I-C CRISPR-associated protein Cas8c/Csd1 — MTLINSLVKTYDKSLEAGLVDNYNGNDSVILPLYHNSIVSTGENILKISIDRDSNFVKSSFLVKDEKIIFPVSLDSVNRTSNSMPHMLVDNCSYIASYNEERHKDYMDALENWIAEEKDTEIKDFIRIIYNYIKKENFIYEALRYALGVDVLKLTDKASILEYTFINDKNKETTKKLELDKIYLEFEVVDFKNLEDYSVTKYKKLHQVHINNVRNSITKNGICNITGKEDYIVDKHRGILGNSKLISAVKQSYIGRFKEGSDVISIGYETSEKAHLMLKYLMDNKNSSKWLGGQQYIVNWFSDDIRNDKKLFITSANPNIAGVDESDEFDIDKIEAEDATMDTFKAVYSENEKVANSFITGVDKVPKDSRYSALILEKVNDGRSSIRYFKELQTSQLYKNLETWSNTYYYYTLAKNNLVKKTPSIFSILDAAYGTEREKKLVNDNDSFKKDQLQKMIISIIEGKEMPKNIVKAIDMNIRKKLNYKNTWNILQSIALAVLRDSSKEENEDMLDRDNLDRSYLYGRLLAVYEMIERLTFDAAKYGDGEKTKKSEAIRLTNADRYWTSFTKHPAQISRVLDDKTKTYINKLKATNPGFAVLLDREKEDIFIKLGELGISEKEDNKALSSRFLYGYYAEKRFGLKNNDINKEEK; from the coding sequence ATGACATTGATTAATTCGCTTGTAAAAACATATGATAAATCCCTCGAGGCAGGTTTAGTTGATAATTACAATGGTAATGACTCAGTAATACTTCCTTTATACCATAATTCTATAGTATCTACAGGTGAAAATATATTGAAGATAAGCATTGATAGAGATTCTAATTTTGTTAAGAGTTCATTTTTGGTTAAAGATGAGAAAATAATCTTTCCAGTAAGCTTGGACTCAGTTAATAGAACAAGCAACTCTATGCCGCATATGCTTGTAGATAATTGCTCATATATTGCTTCTTACAATGAAGAAAGACACAAGGATTATATGGATGCGCTAGAAAATTGGATAGCCGAAGAAAAAGACACAGAAATTAAAGATTTTATAAGAATTATTTACAATTATATTAAAAAAGAAAATTTTATATATGAAGCTTTAAGATATGCATTAGGTGTTGATGTTTTAAAGTTGACCGATAAAGCCTCTATACTAGAATATACATTTATTAATGATAAAAATAAAGAAACAACAAAGAAACTTGAATTAGACAAGATATATTTAGAGTTTGAAGTAGTAGACTTTAAAAATCTTGAAGATTATTCAGTAACAAAATACAAAAAACTCCATCAAGTTCATATTAATAACGTTAGAAACTCTATAACAAAGAACGGAATATGTAATATAACAGGAAAAGAAGATTATATTGTAGACAAGCATCGTGGTATTTTAGGTAATTCTAAACTTATTTCTGCAGTTAAACAATCATATATCGGAAGATTTAAAGAAGGTAGCGATGTAATTAGTATAGGCTATGAAACATCGGAAAAAGCTCATTTAATGTTAAAATATTTAATGGACAATAAAAATTCGTCTAAATGGCTCGGCGGTCAGCAGTATATAGTTAACTGGTTTTCTGATGACATTAGAAATGATAAGAAGCTTTTTATCACATCTGCAAATCCAAACATAGCAGGCGTAGACGAGTCTGATGAGTTCGATATCGACAAGATTGAAGCTGAAGATGCTACGATGGACACATTTAAAGCGGTTTATAGCGAAAATGAGAAAGTAGCTAATTCTTTTATCACAGGTGTAGATAAAGTACCTAAAGATTCAAGATATAGTGCGCTAATTTTAGAAAAAGTTAACGATGGAAGATCATCGATTAGATACTTTAAAGAGCTTCAAACATCACAGCTTTATAAAAACCTTGAAACGTGGTCAAATACTTACTATTATTATACACTTGCTAAGAATAATTTGGTAAAGAAGACACCTAGTATATTTTCAATACTAGATGCTGCTTATGGAACAGAAAGAGAAAAGAAACTAGTTAATGATAACGATAGCTTTAAAAAAGATCAGCTGCAAAAAATGATAATTTCAATCATAGAGGGCAAAGAGATGCCTAAGAACATTGTTAAAGCAATCGATATGAATATTAGAAAAAAGCTAAACTATAAAAATACATGGAATATTTTACAGTCAATAGCCCTTGCGGTTTTAAGAGATTCATCAAAGGAGGAAAATGAAGATATGCTTGACAGAGATAATTTAGATAGGTCATACCTTTATGGTAGATTATTAGCTGTATATGAAATGATAGAAAGACTGACTTTTGACGCAGCTAAGTATGGTGACGGAGAAAAAACAAAAAAGAGTGAAGCAATAAGACTTACTAATGCAGATAGGTATTGGACATCATTTACAAAGCATCCTGCCCAAATATCAAGAGTTTTAGATGATAAAACTAAAACATATATTAACAAATTAAAGGCCACAAATCCTGGCTTTGCAGTACTGCTAGACAGAGAGAAAGAAGATATATTTATAAAATTAGGCGAACTTGGTATATCAGAAAAAGAAGACAATAAAGCTTTAAGTAGTAGGTTTTTATATGGCTATTATGCAGAAAAACGTTTTGGTTTAAAAAATAATGATATAAATAAGGAGGAAAAATAA
- the cas5c gene encoding type I-C CRISPR-associated protein Cas5c, with translation MDGPNEKSKYFYIRLTGDYGLITSPETKGGGEKATYPVITKQAVLGILDACYFKPVLKNVVDEVKVISPIRTHTMGVRVPKDNYKQDRSNITYLVNPEYLIKYHFEWNLFRDDLKKDRNMKKHEAIMQRSIERGGRRSIFIGASECQGYVNAITVEEYKKKPSYYEGQTLSFGLMFNSFKYPNKPGEKLYSYFGSVVMKDGVINFKDQEDCEVKNELSTYDFKYPEQELSVDEEYAKLEGR, from the coding sequence ATGGATGGTCCAAACGAAAAATCTAAATATTTTTACATTAGATTGACAGGAGATTATGGTTTAATAACATCACCAGAGACAAAGGGCGGTGGAGAAAAAGCAACATATCCAGTTATAACAAAGCAAGCTGTCTTAGGTATACTTGATGCGTGTTACTTTAAACCTGTGCTTAAAAATGTTGTGGATGAAGTCAAGGTAATTAGTCCAATAAGAACACATACTATGGGAGTTAGAGTTCCGAAAGATAATTACAAACAAGACAGAAGCAACATAACATACTTAGTCAATCCAGAGTATTTAATTAAATACCATTTTGAGTGGAACTTATTTAGAGATGACTTGAAAAAGGATAGAAACATGAAAAAGCATGAAGCAATTATGCAGCGCTCTATCGAAAGAGGTGGAAGGCGTTCAATCTTTATTGGAGCTAGCGAGTGTCAAGGATATGTTAACGCAATTACAGTAGAAGAGTACAAAAAAAAGCCAAGTTATTACGAAGGACAAACTTTATCCTTTGGCCTAATGTTTAACAGTTTTAAGTATCCAAATAAGCCAGGAGAAAAACTTTATTCTTACTTTGGAAGTGTGGTAATGAAGGACGGCGTAATTAATTTTAAAGATCAAGAAGACTGTGAAGTTAAAAACGAACTTTCAACATATGATTTTAAATATCCAGAGCAAGAACTTTCGGTTGATGAAGAATATGCAAAATTAGAAGGGAGATGA